From one Bacteroides eggerthii genomic stretch:
- a CDS encoding RagB/SusD family nutrient uptake outer membrane protein, with the protein MKRFIYISLLSLSLTGIVTSCDLDAPAQSAMEEPNLFSVKELAEAAVMGIHQSFGETNSYRGRFLPYYGQNSDIEWINNMDASKVADDGKYELCTYAARPSNTQMNTANNAWAKFYEGIERANLCIRGLETYSDLKDADFAQLLGEAMTLRAVLYLDLIKGWGDVPARFEPNTSETVYLPRTDRDEIYIRLLSDLEKAANMVPWPNESKVTQSTERVNKAFVKGLRARIALYAAGYSQRTDGVRRSTNPELSVDKMYTIAKNECEDVIKNSGCELGSFKENFTKLCQDNTTAGGESLWEIPFASGRGRVLYTFGVKHNVADQYTAQAQGGINGPLPYLFYDYDIQDVRRDITCVPYEWGKDLVNGKAKQELRSLKSWCFGKLRYEWMNRIVTSTNDDGVNWQYMRLADVYLMAAEAINELEGNPANAAQYLKPILDRALPASKVTTYMNQATTDHDAFFNAIVEQRAFEFAGESLRKADLIRWNLLKTKLDEAKDKMKKLARRESPYNDLSDKLYYKTAEDGETLLFYGLNHGETENAPADYESTTWINTEKLPDALIDVLYQKNPDENQYWPIWQTFIDSSNGTLNNN; encoded by the coding sequence ATGAAAAGATTTATATACATATCACTTTTATCCCTATCATTGACAGGTATAGTAACCTCTTGTGATTTGGATGCTCCGGCGCAGTCTGCAATGGAAGAGCCCAACTTGTTTTCAGTAAAAGAACTGGCTGAAGCCGCAGTGATGGGCATACACCAGTCTTTTGGCGAAACCAACTCCTATCGCGGTCGTTTTCTTCCTTACTATGGACAGAATTCCGATATTGAATGGATAAACAACATGGATGCTTCAAAAGTGGCGGATGATGGCAAATACGAACTATGCACATATGCTGCACGTCCCTCCAACACTCAAATGAATACGGCAAATAATGCTTGGGCTAAGTTCTATGAAGGTATTGAGCGCGCCAACTTATGTATTCGTGGACTGGAAACCTACTCAGATCTTAAAGATGCTGATTTCGCCCAACTTCTGGGTGAAGCAATGACATTGAGAGCAGTGCTCTATTTGGATTTGATTAAAGGCTGGGGAGATGTTCCCGCACGCTTTGAGCCCAACACTTCCGAAACCGTTTACCTTCCAAGAACCGACAGAGACGAAATCTATATCCGACTTTTAAGTGATTTAGAGAAAGCAGCAAATATGGTTCCTTGGCCCAATGAGTCCAAAGTAACCCAAAGCACAGAACGTGTCAATAAAGCTTTTGTGAAGGGACTTCGTGCACGCATAGCCCTCTACGCTGCCGGTTACAGCCAGCGCACAGACGGAGTACGCAGAAGCACAAACCCCGAATTGAGTGTTGACAAAATGTATACTATTGCAAAGAACGAATGTGAAGACGTTATAAAGAACAGTGGTTGTGAATTAGGCTCATTCAAAGAAAATTTCACCAAATTATGCCAAGACAACACTACAGCCGGTGGTGAATCCCTTTGGGAAATCCCATTTGCAAGTGGACGCGGCCGCGTACTATATACATTTGGAGTAAAACATAATGTTGCCGACCAATACACCGCACAGGCTCAAGGCGGAATTAATGGCCCATTGCCTTACCTATTCTACGATTACGATATACAGGATGTACGTCGTGACATCACTTGCGTACCCTATGAATGGGGCAAAGATTTAGTAAACGGAAAAGCAAAGCAGGAATTACGCAGTTTAAAAAGCTGGTGTTTTGGAAAATTACGTTATGAGTGGATGAACCGCATTGTGACTTCTACCAACGACGACGGTGTAAACTGGCAATATATGCGCTTAGCAGACGTCTACTTAATGGCTGCAGAAGCAATTAATGAATTAGAAGGGAACCCGGCAAATGCCGCACAATATCTAAAACCCATCTTAGACCGCGCCCTGCCGGCATCTAAAGTGACAACATACATGAATCAGGCAACTACCGATCATGATGCCTTCTTCAATGCCATCGTCGAACAACGTGCATTTGAATTTGCCGGTGAATCCTTAAGAAAAGCCGACCTTATTCGTTGGAACTTATTAAAAACGAAATTGGATGAAGCCAAAGATAAGATGAAAAAACTGGCACGACGTGAAAGTCCTTATAATGATCTCTCTGACAAGCTTTACTACAAAACTGCAGAAGATGGTGAAACCTTGCTTTTCTACGGATTAAATCATGGAGAAACAGAGAATGCTCCGGCCGATTATGAAAGCACCACATGGATTAATACAGAAAAGTTACCCGACGCCTTGATTGATGTACTTTATCAAAAGAATCCTGATGAAAACCAATACTGGCCCATCTGGCAGACATTCATCGACAGCAGTAACGGCACTTTGAACAACAATTAA